The genomic interval CGTCGCTAGGGGCGGTCGAAGGGGCGCATCCAGATCGAACGACCGCAGAGTGTTGGCGGGTCGGCAGCACCGAACCGTCCCAGGCCATTAGGCACTCCTACGCTGACATGTCGCAACTACAGTCGTCTCGTACTCGAAAGGCACGTCGACCATGGCATTCATCAACCCTGTGACCGATGACTCTGTGTCTTGGAGCCCAGCAGGAGCAACCAAGACCCGGACCGAATCAAGCCTGGTGCACGTCGCGACCGCGGACGACACCGAAACCACGCTACTGAGCGTCACGCCGCCAAACAACGCACTTTACTCGTTTCGCGCTACCGTACTCGGGCGTTACGGAACGCGAACGTACACAGCAGATCTCCGGGCCACATACAATCAAGTGTCAGGCACTTGGACGACAATAGAGGCACCGTGGGCCTGGAATGAGTTTCGAAGCGTCTTCCCGCAAACCGTTGCGGCGCGGTTCGACCGAGTCGGGTCCGCGGTACTCCTTAAGGTCACGGGTGAAGACGGCGTTGACGTCGACTGGTCGGCAAGCGTCAACGTGCACATCTTGTCAAACACTCCGCTCAATTCCAATATTGGAATCGACCCGGCAACGCTGAGCCTAACGGGCTACTGGCTCAACTACTCCGGAGGCACCTGGACGGGGACTGCAAGCGCCGGCGCGAGCGGAGGGCGGACCTTGGTCGCTGGCACGGTTCCCTCTGTCGGGCCAAACTTCGGCACTCATCCGTCCGCGGCCTTCAACGGGACCACCCAATACCTAGACAGTGCCCTCGACGCCGACGACTTTCTCTCGGCGACGGCCTACACCATGGAGGTCGTGTGCGACATCGGGGGACTGCTCGGCTCTGGCGCGATCTACGACGAGGCGCTAATCTTCGGCGGAACCTCGCAAATATACATATCCGTCTCAACATCCGGCGTCCAAGCGGGGCACTTCAACTCTGTGAGCGGGACCTGGCAAACTCCGAGAGTGGCGCTACCTGCCCTTGGAACCAAACTATGCATTCAGGTACGGTTCGGCGGCGGCACTATCGGCATTCGCGTAAACGGAGGCTCATGGGCAGAGAACCCAACGGCCGATAGCTGCGACATCCTAGGCTATCGCCAGATGCGCACCGGAGTAAACTACGACTCCACCAAGTTCTTTGACGGGCGCGTAGCGCGCATCTTCTGCACAAACACCGCCCTCAGCGACGCTACCCTTGACGGCACCTACGCACACGCGCAGAGCAACTTTGGTGTACCGTGAGTTTCCCCTTCCTTCAGGCTGGCAACGGCGGGGGGCCATGGGTACAGCGCGTAATCAACGGGGAGGCCGACTGGTCGCACCGCGACGGCGCGACCATGTGCGTGCTCGACTCAAAGCGCATTCTTCTCATAGGGGGCTGGAATCCAGGCCAGTGGGCCACGGAAAGCACCAACGAGATATGGAAGAGCGACAACGGCGGGAAGACATGGGAACTACTACTAAGCCACAACCAAACCCCGCCAACGTCCGGAGCGGGCGCTCGATTTCGTCCAGTTCACACTCCAGCGGCTGTGGCCTGCGACGGATACTTCTACCTAATTGGAAGCGATGCCCAAACTCCTCATTCTGAGGTATGGCGCACGTCCCTAGCGGGCACGGGCGAGGTTTGGGAGCGGCGCACTGCGACGCTCCACGCTGACTGGGACGACAGGGCACTTGGCATAGCCGGATCGCTGGACGGAGTTCTGTACGCCATGGGCGGAATGCTCGACGTCGAGACGCCGTCTTCGGCCCAGAACGACGTCTACGAGTCAACAGACGGCGGTGCCACCTGGACAAAAATGAACATCGCGGTTCCGTGGTCTCCGAGGGCAGGGGTGTACGGAATGCCGCTCATCGGAGACCGAATCTTTTTGGTGTCTGGGGGAGTCTACGCGGACGAATGCTTCGACGGCGTTTTCGCGTTTGACGGCGCGGCATGGTACACGATAAATGCCGATGGCACGTCGCCGATTCCATTCGGAAGCGGTGCGGGGCAAACCGCAGGCCGCTACTACCACTCTGTACTGCGGACTCCCGACGGACGAGTCTGGATTGTAGGGGGCTCTGCACTGGACCCCGCGAACAACATCGGGCTCGGAAGTGTTTGGGGAATCGCGGCGTCAGATGACAACTGCGAAACATGGTTCCATTTCAATGATATCGCATGGGGAGCGGGGCTAGGGACCCACGCCGACG from Myxococcales bacterium carries:
- a CDS encoding IPT/TIG domain-containing protein, whose translation is MSFPFLQAGNGGGPWVQRVINGEADWSHRDGATMCVLDSKRILLIGGWNPGQWATESTNEIWKSDNGGKTWELLLSHNQTPPTSGAGARFRPVHTPAAVACDGYFYLIGSDAQTPHSEVWRTSLAGTGEVWERRTATLHADWDDRALGIAGSLDGVLYAMGGMLDVETPSSAQNDVYESTDGGATWTKMNIAVPWSPRAGVYGMPLIGDRIFLVSGGVYADECFDGVFAFDGAAWYTINADGTSPIPFGSGAGQTAGRYYHSVLRTPDGRVWIVGGSALDPANNIGLGSVWGIAASDDNCETWFHFNDIAWGAGLGTHADALAVFENRIVRASGNAFDRATLTINREAIPPSPTIVSCAPSTGPTSTVTTITGTGFAQGVLGVYVFNGGGPVEAANFAVVSDTALEVEMPTFPGAVVYFMVFGPGGQGYDNSFSFTYI